From the genome of Nicotiana sylvestris chromosome 2, ASM39365v2, whole genome shotgun sequence, one region includes:
- the LOC138885037 gene encoding uncharacterized protein has product MAEELKKLTSQVQGVEGDRGIEGLNYKDLCIQLDVKLPEGYKPPKVEMFDGTGDPRNPNKWSNWVSMASDFMDLFRFNTKNALDVFYIQNLNKKPTETFRKYGTRWRLEAAKVRLSLDKEPKNKFIAKAQDPQYYERLMVIENHKFSDIIKLGERIEEGIKSGMVTNFEALQATNKALQSGGISKKRDVGAIMVAQGPKSLLTYQAPPPTYQTPLPTYQTSSPTYQSSSPRYYQPATVYHTYNSQPSHF; this is encoded by the exons atggctgaagaactcaagaagttaacaagtcaagttcaaggtgttgaaggcgacagaGGAATAGAAGGCTTGAACTATAAAGATCTCTGCATACAACTAGATGTCaaactgccagaggggtacaaacctcccaaggttgaaatgttcgatggcacaggtgatcccagg aatcccaataaatggtccaattgggtaagcatggcatcagatttcatggacctgttcaggttcaacacaaagAATGCACtagatgtcttctacattcagaatcttaataaaaaacctactgagacttttcgCAAATACGGTACTCGTTGGAGGttagaagcggccaaggtcagacTCTCTTTGGACAAAGAACCGAAGAATAAATTCATCGCCAaggcacaggatccacaatattatgagagattgatggttattgaaaatcacaaattctctgacatcattAAACTCGGAGAACgaatcgaagaaggaattaagagcggaatggtaacaaactttgaggccttgcaagccacgaataaggcactacaatcaggtggcatatcaaagaagagagatgttggggcgaTAATGGTTgctcagggcccaaaatctctACTTACCTATCaggcacctccacccacataccaaacacctttGCCCACATACCAAACGTCATCACCTACATATCAATCGTCATCTCCTAGATATTACCAACCAGCCACTGTatatcacacctataattcccaaccgtCCCACTTCTAA